A portion of the Pseudoxanthomonas sp. JBR18 genome contains these proteins:
- a CDS encoding DUF58 domain-containing protein yields the protein MALQIPTSKKGAAPAPGAGDGLRPTLAELVQLRTLAQRRPAARRGSHHLTGPAASPLRGRGMEYAESREYVAGDDARHIDWRLTARSGKPHTKLFQAERERLTLVVADTSPALYFGTRVRFKSVQAARAGALAAWAAVRDGDRISILRGASREAPVAPASGTRGALRVLDALHRWYSEPPQDDAGLGSALEHAQRVLRPGSRLVVLADPRSLMDIPEVRWPALAMHHEVVVLLLTDAMEQAPPKASLPFHSGEHRLELDLGNATQRQRWSREFVQPLHAALERLPTRGVRVFALRADAASDAWLPLLGRAPAPATA from the coding sequence ATGGCTTTGCAGATCCCGACATCGAAGAAAGGCGCCGCACCCGCGCCTGGAGCAGGCGATGGCCTTCGTCCGACATTGGCCGAGTTGGTCCAGTTGCGGACGCTGGCCCAGCGCCGGCCGGCCGCACGACGCGGAAGCCATCACCTGACCGGGCCGGCCGCCTCGCCGCTGCGTGGGCGCGGGATGGAGTACGCCGAGTCGCGTGAATACGTCGCGGGTGACGACGCCAGGCATATCGACTGGCGGCTCACGGCCCGCAGCGGCAAACCTCACACCAAGCTCTTCCAGGCCGAGCGCGAGCGGCTGACCCTGGTGGTCGCCGATACATCGCCGGCGCTGTATTTCGGCACGCGCGTACGATTCAAGTCAGTGCAGGCGGCACGTGCCGGTGCGCTGGCGGCCTGGGCGGCGGTTCGCGATGGGGATCGGATCTCCATCCTGCGCGGGGCGTCGCGTGAGGCGCCCGTCGCACCGGCGTCCGGGACGCGCGGGGCGCTGCGCGTGCTGGATGCGCTGCACCGCTGGTACAGCGAGCCGCCGCAGGATGATGCGGGGCTCGGCTCGGCCCTCGAGCATGCGCAGCGTGTCCTGCGTCCGGGTTCACGGCTGGTCGTGCTGGCCGATCCACGCAGTCTGATGGACATTCCCGAGGTGCGCTGGCCGGCGCTGGCGATGCATCACGAGGTCGTCGTCCTGCTCTTGACCGACGCCATGGAGCAAGCGCCTCCCAAGGCCTCGCTGCCTTTTCATTCTGGGGAGCACCGGCTGGAGCTGGACCTGGGCAATGCGACCCAGCGGCAGCGGTGGAGCCGTGAATTCGTACAGCCGCTGCATGCGGCCCTGGAACGCCTGCCCACCCGGGGCGTGAGGGTATTCGCGCTCCGCGCCGATGCCGCATCCGATGCCTGGCTCCCACTGCTGGGGCGCGCACCCGCGCCAGCCACGGCATGA
- a CDS encoding peptide chain release factor 3 gives MSEVSREAARRRTFAIISHPDAGKTTLTEKLLLFGGAIQMAGSVKGRKAARHATSDWMALEKERGISVTSSVMQFPYEGKIINLLDTPGHADFGEDTYRVLTAVDSALMVIDVAKGVEERTIKLMEVCRLRDTPIMTFINKLDREGKDPIELLDEVETVLGIRCAPVTWPIGMGQRLKGVVHLISGEVHLYEPGRNFTRQDSTIFPSIDDPGLEARIGPQMLASLRDELELVQGASNPFDLDAYLSGQQTPVFFGSGVNNFGVQPLLDFFVEHAPAPQQRATTGREVQPTEGKLTGFVFKIQANMDPQHRDRVAFMRVCSGRFAAGMKAFHVRSGKEQKLANALTFMASDREIAAEAYPGDVIGIHNHGTISIGDTFTEGESLSFTGIPNFAPELFRRARLRDPLKLKQLQKGLAQLSEEGATQFFRPLMSNDLILGAVGVLQFDVVAYRLKDEYGVDAIFEPVGVTTARWVHCDNEKKLEEFREKNAMNLGIDAAGELVYLAPTRVNLQLAQERAPDVRFSATREHAYSVATD, from the coding sequence ATGTCCGAAGTCTCCCGCGAAGCCGCGCGCCGCCGCACTTTCGCCATCATTTCCCATCCCGATGCCGGCAAGACCACGCTGACTGAAAAGCTGTTGCTGTTCGGTGGGGCGATCCAGATGGCCGGTTCAGTGAAGGGCCGCAAGGCCGCGCGCCACGCCACTTCGGACTGGATGGCGCTGGAAAAGGAGCGCGGGATCTCGGTGACCTCCTCGGTCATGCAGTTCCCGTACGAGGGCAAGATCATCAACTTGCTCGACACCCCCGGCCACGCCGACTTCGGCGAGGACACCTACCGCGTGCTCACCGCGGTGGACTCGGCGCTGATGGTCATCGACGTGGCCAAGGGCGTGGAGGAACGCACGATCAAGCTGATGGAGGTCTGCCGCCTGCGCGACACGCCGATCATGACCTTCATCAACAAGCTGGACCGTGAGGGCAAGGACCCGATCGAACTGCTCGATGAAGTGGAGACCGTGCTGGGCATCCGCTGCGCGCCGGTCACCTGGCCGATCGGCATGGGCCAGCGCCTGAAGGGCGTGGTGCACCTGATCAGCGGCGAGGTCCACCTGTACGAGCCAGGGCGCAATTTCACCCGGCAGGATTCGACCATCTTTCCGTCGATCGACGACCCGGGTCTGGAGGCCAGGATCGGTCCGCAGATGCTGGCCAGCCTGCGTGACGAACTGGAACTGGTCCAGGGGGCGAGCAATCCCTTTGACCTGGACGCCTACCTGAGCGGCCAGCAGACCCCCGTCTTCTTCGGCTCGGGCGTGAACAACTTCGGCGTACAACCCTTGTTGGACTTCTTCGTCGAACACGCTCCGGCCCCGCAGCAGCGCGCGACCACCGGGCGCGAAGTGCAGCCCACCGAAGGCAAACTGACCGGCTTCGTGTTCAAGATCCAGGCGAACATGGACCCGCAGCATCGCGACCGCGTGGCGTTCATGCGCGTGTGCTCGGGCCGCTTTGCCGCCGGCATGAAGGCCTTTCACGTACGCAGTGGCAAGGAGCAGAAGCTGGCCAACGCGCTGACCTTCATGGCCTCCGACCGCGAGATCGCCGCCGAGGCCTATCCGGGTGATGTGATCGGCATCCACAACCACGGCACGATCTCCATCGGCGACACCTTCACCGAGGGCGAATCCTTAAGCTTCACCGGCATCCCCAACTTCGCCCCCGAACTGTTCCGCCGCGCGCGCCTGCGCGATCCGCTCAAGCTCAAACAGCTGCAGAAGGGCCTGGCCCAGCTCTCCGAGGAAGGCGCCACCCAGTTCTTCCGCCCGCTGATGAGCAACGACCTGATCCTGGGCGCGGTGGGCGTCCTGCAGTTCGACGTGGTGGCCTACCGGCTGAAGGACGAATACGGCGTCGATGCGATCTTCGAGCCGGTTGGGGTGACCACCGCACGCTGGGTGCATTGCGACAACGAGAAGAAGCTTGAAGAGTTCCGCGAGAAGAACGCGATGAACCTGGGCATCGACGCGGCCGGCGAACTGGTCTACCTGGCGCCAACCCGGGTCAATCTTC
- a CDS encoding type IV pilus secretin PilQ family protein, translated as MTAFNADSLRPLRRLATTRLCALACAVAMVAGPMPAFAAQTASVAPAAQRSAVQVSNIDFRRGDDGAGRLILKFDQKGATPDLRTENGKIVVDLANVSMPASLQKQMNVVDFATPVQRIDAHASGKGAQLVLDTRGAVDSLAYQTEDQYVVEISPRADKPAVGAASGAVAGAAQMAAVGAKIYSGKPVTFNFQDVPVRTVLQLIAEESNLNIVASDTVQGSVTLRLVNVPWDQALDIVLRAKGLDKRRDGNVVWVAPQPELAKFEQDKEDARIAIENREDLITDYVQINYHSATEIYKALTEAKGIGGQNGGGQGSQQENGFLSSRGRLVADERTNTLMISDIPKKVASMRELINVIDRPVDQVLIEARIVVATDTFARDLGAKFGIGGTHTYGDNVATIGSGATGGGTAATRGLNVDLPAGGFTQGATAPSLAYTLLGANFNLDLELSALQQEGRGEVISNPRIITANQREGDIKQGTEIGYVTITGGTNGTAATPNVQFKEALLELKVTPTITHDGRVFLNMFVKKDDVADYIDLPNYGVVPTLNRREINTAVLVEDGQTVVIGGVYEFTDDASVSKVPFLADIPFLGNLFKKQGRQKNKAELLIFVTPKIIAVRQ; from the coding sequence ATGACCGCTTTCAACGCTGACAGCCTGCGTCCCCTGCGGCGCCTGGCCACGACACGACTCTGTGCGCTGGCATGTGCCGTCGCCATGGTCGCCGGGCCAATGCCGGCCTTCGCCGCCCAGACCGCCTCGGTCGCGCCTGCAGCGCAGCGGAGCGCGGTCCAGGTATCCAACATCGATTTCCGTCGTGGGGACGACGGAGCCGGACGTCTCATTCTCAAGTTCGATCAGAAGGGCGCAACGCCCGATCTGCGAACGGAGAATGGCAAGATCGTGGTCGATCTTGCCAACGTCTCGATGCCTGCCTCCCTGCAGAAGCAGATGAATGTGGTGGATTTCGCCACACCGGTGCAGCGCATTGATGCGCATGCCTCTGGCAAGGGGGCGCAGTTGGTGCTCGACACGCGCGGCGCCGTAGACTCGCTGGCTTATCAGACCGAGGACCAGTATGTAGTTGAAATCTCGCCTCGCGCCGACAAGCCCGCGGTGGGTGCGGCGTCGGGTGCGGTGGCAGGCGCCGCCCAAATGGCGGCGGTCGGGGCCAAGATCTATTCCGGCAAGCCCGTGACATTCAACTTCCAGGATGTGCCGGTCCGCACCGTCCTGCAGCTGATCGCCGAAGAATCCAACCTCAACATTGTGGCCTCCGACACGGTGCAGGGCAGCGTGACCCTGCGGCTGGTGAACGTCCCGTGGGATCAGGCACTGGATATCGTGCTGCGCGCCAAGGGCCTGGACAAGCGCCGCGACGGTAACGTGGTCTGGGTTGCGCCGCAGCCCGAATTGGCCAAGTTCGAACAGGACAAGGAAGATGCGCGCATCGCGATCGAGAATCGCGAGGACCTGATCACTGACTACGTGCAGATCAACTACCACAGCGCTACCGAGATCTACAAGGCGCTGACGGAAGCCAAGGGAATTGGGGGGCAGAACGGTGGCGGGCAGGGAAGCCAGCAGGAAAATGGTTTCCTGTCCTCGCGTGGCCGGTTGGTCGCCGATGAGCGCACCAACACCCTGATGATCAGCGACATTCCGAAAAAGGTCGCGTCGATGCGCGAACTGATCAATGTCATTGATCGGCCGGTCGATCAGGTCCTGATCGAAGCTCGGATCGTGGTGGCCACCGATACATTTGCACGTGACCTGGGTGCAAAATTCGGCATCGGTGGTACGCACACCTATGGTGACAACGTTGCGACCATCGGCAGCGGAGCGACCGGCGGTGGTACGGCTGCTACGAGAGGGCTAAACGTTGATCTGCCAGCTGGTGGCTTCACACAAGGCGCAACGGCGCCGAGCTTGGCTTACACGCTTTTAGGGGCCAATTTCAATCTTGATCTGGAGCTTTCTGCATTGCAGCAAGAGGGACGTGGCGAAGTCATTTCCAATCCGCGCATCATCACTGCGAACCAGCGTGAAGGTGACATTAAGCAAGGTACCGAAATTGGTTACGTGACCATTACTGGAGGTACTAATGGAACTGCCGCGACGCCGAACGTCCAGTTCAAGGAGGCGTTGCTGGAGTTGAAAGTGACGCCCACCATTACTCATGACGGGCGCGTGTTCCTGAACATGTTCGTCAAGAAAGATGATGTCGCGGACTACATTGATCTTCCTAATTATGGTGTCGTGCCTACGCTGAATCGGCGCGAGATCAACACCGCGGTTCTGGTAGAGGATGGTCAAACTGTAGTAATTGGCGGTGTGTACGAATTCACGGACGATGCATCGGTGTCCAAGGTCCCCTTCCTCGCGGACATCCCCTTCCTGGGCAATCTCTTCAAGAAGCAGGGCAGGCAGAAGAACAAGGCCGAGCTGCTGATCTTTGTGACACCCAAGATCATTGCGGTTCGCCAGTAA
- a CDS encoding pilus assembly protein PilM has protein sequence MGLIPKSQATLVGVDISSTAVKLLQLARVGNRFRVEHYAVEPLPPNAVVEKNIVEVEAVGEAIRRAVTRAGTKAKNAAAAVAGSAVITKIIPMPADLDESELEAQIELEAINYIPYPIEEVNLDFEVLGPLPSNPEMVQVLLAASRSENVELRQSALELGGLTAKVMDVEAFAIENAFALLAGDLPVPHDGVVALVDIGATMTTLNVIRTGRSLYSREQVFGGKQLTDEVMRRYGLTYEEAGMAKRQGGLPESYEIEVLEPFKEATVQQISRLLQFFYAGSEFNRVDQIVLAGGCAALAGLPEMVEEQLGVPTIVANPLAQMTLGPKVQAHALAQDAPALMIATGLALRSFD, from the coding sequence GTGGGGCTCATCCCGAAAAGTCAAGCTACGCTCGTGGGCGTAGACATCAGCTCGACTGCGGTCAAGCTGTTGCAGCTGGCGCGCGTCGGCAATCGCTTTCGCGTGGAACACTATGCTGTGGAACCCCTGCCGCCGAACGCGGTGGTGGAGAAGAACATCGTCGAAGTGGAGGCCGTGGGTGAGGCGATCCGTCGCGCGGTGACCCGGGCTGGCACCAAAGCCAAGAACGCGGCTGCGGCCGTGGCCGGGTCCGCGGTGATCACCAAGATCATCCCGATGCCTGCCGATCTGGACGAGAGCGAACTGGAAGCCCAGATCGAGCTCGAGGCCATCAACTACATTCCCTATCCCATCGAGGAAGTGAACCTCGACTTCGAGGTGCTTGGCCCGCTGCCGAGCAATCCGGAGATGGTCCAGGTGCTGCTTGCAGCCTCGCGCTCGGAAAATGTCGAGCTGCGCCAGTCCGCGCTGGAGTTGGGTGGCCTCACCGCCAAGGTGATGGATGTCGAGGCATTCGCCATCGAAAACGCCTTCGCGCTGTTGGCCGGCGACCTGCCGGTACCGCACGACGGCGTGGTGGCGCTAGTGGACATCGGGGCCACGATGACCACGCTCAATGTGATCCGCACGGGCCGGAGTCTCTACAGCCGTGAGCAGGTGTTCGGAGGCAAGCAGTTGACCGACGAGGTCATGCGCCGCTACGGCCTGACCTATGAGGAAGCTGGCATGGCCAAGCGCCAGGGCGGCCTGCCGGAAAGCTATGAGATCGAGGTGCTCGAGCCGTTCAAGGAAGCGACGGTCCAGCAAATCAGCCGGTTGCTGCAGTTCTTCTATGCCGGCAGCGAGTTCAACCGGGTGGACCAGATCGTGCTGGCGGGCGGCTGCGCCGCGTTGGCCGGGCTGCCTGAGATGGTCGAGGAGCAGTTGGGCGTGCCGACCATCGTGGCCAATCCGCTGGCGCAGATGACGCTGGGTCCCAAGGTGCAGGCGCACGCGCTCGCCCAGGACGCGCCGGCGTTGATGATCGCCACCGGCCTTGCCCTGCGGAGCTTTGACTGA
- a CDS encoding PilN domain-containing protein — MAKINLLPWRAERRVQRQKEFYGMLGVAAAASVLLALFIWFYYNGQIDGQNDRNAFLKGEITKLDAQIKEIEALDKQKDRLLARKKVIEELQANRSQMVHLFDSLVRTIPDGVVLSSIKQDGNILTLQGRSQSNARVSTYMRNLEGSGWMTKPDLSVIEAKSDDKAAPVASAGRALPYVFSLKVELATPTETDPATVPADAPAAAQPATPDAQPAPTQTQGTPAS; from the coding sequence ATGGCAAAGATCAATCTTCTTCCGTGGCGCGCGGAACGCCGCGTACAGCGCCAGAAGGAGTTCTACGGCATGCTCGGCGTGGCCGCGGCCGCCTCCGTGTTGCTCGCGCTCTTCATCTGGTTCTACTACAACGGCCAGATCGACGGGCAGAACGACCGCAACGCGTTTCTGAAGGGCGAGATCACCAAGCTCGATGCCCAGATCAAGGAGATCGAGGCGCTGGACAAGCAGAAGGACCGCCTGCTTGCGCGCAAGAAGGTGATCGAGGAACTGCAGGCCAATCGCTCGCAGATGGTGCACCTGTTCGATTCGCTGGTCAGGACCATTCCCGACGGCGTGGTGTTGTCGAGCATCAAGCAGGACGGGAACATCCTCACCCTGCAGGGCCGTTCCCAGTCCAATGCGCGGGTGAGTACCTACATGCGCAACCTGGAAGGCTCTGGCTGGATGACCAAACCCGACCTGTCGGTCATCGAAGCCAAGAGCGATGACAAGGCGGCGCCGGTCGCCTCGGCAGGGCGGGCTTTGCCCTACGTTTTCAGCCTCAAGGTCGAGCTGGCGACGCCCACCGAAACCGATCCTGCGACCGTGCCGGCGGATGCACCCGCGGCGGCCCAGCCCGCCACGCCTGACGCACAGCCCGCGCCCACCCAGACGCAAGGGACTCCCGCGTCATGA
- the pilO gene encoding type 4a pilus biogenesis protein PilO, with product MSQKKVKLNELDFNNIGGWPQNYKVGFCVLVGVLILLLAYLLVFRGQREELEGLESQETTLRGEFEQKAGRAANLEPLKQQLAQMEQVLQQMLRQLPSKTEMPDLIVDISQTALSSGLTNELFQPGPETPKEFYAEKPIALRMVGSYHQFGAFVSGVASLPRVVILTMHDISLQPVDPKAGLSSGNLELSGTVKTYRYLDEEETAEQEKKAGTQPAGGQP from the coding sequence ATGAGCCAGAAGAAAGTCAAACTCAACGAGCTGGATTTCAACAACATCGGCGGCTGGCCCCAGAACTACAAGGTCGGGTTCTGCGTGCTGGTTGGCGTCCTGATCCTGCTGCTGGCCTACCTGCTGGTGTTTCGGGGCCAGCGCGAAGAGCTCGAAGGGCTGGAGAGTCAGGAAACCACCCTGCGCGGCGAGTTCGAGCAGAAGGCCGGACGCGCTGCCAATCTCGAACCGCTCAAGCAGCAGCTGGCGCAGATGGAACAGGTGCTGCAGCAGATGCTGCGGCAGCTGCCCAGCAAGACCGAGATGCCGGACCTGATCGTGGACATTTCGCAAACCGCGCTGTCCAGTGGCTTGACCAACGAGCTGTTCCAGCCAGGTCCGGAAACCCCGAAGGAGTTCTACGCCGAGAAGCCGATTGCCCTGCGCATGGTGGGGAGCTACCACCAGTTCGGTGCCTTCGTCAGTGGCGTGGCCTCGCTGCCGCGCGTGGTGATCCTGACGATGCATGACATCTCCCTCCAGCCGGTCGATCCCAAGGCGGGGCTCTCAAGCGGCAATCTCGAGCTTTCGGGCACGGTGAAGACCTACCGTTATCTGGATGAGGAAGAAACCGCGGAGCAGGAGAAGAAGGCTGGCACGCAACCTGCAGGAGGCCAGCCATGA
- a CDS encoding MoxR family ATPase yields MAHTPNAVSSTSSRSSETTEEHLHAAFSALRNSLAQTIVGQQSLVDRLLIALLADGHLLVEGAPGLAKTMAIRALAARLEADFARVQFTPDLLPADLTGTEVWRPQDGRFEFQSGPIFHPILLADEINRAPAKVQSALLEAMGERQVTVGRHTYPLPPLFLVMATQNPIEQEGTFPLPEAQLDRFLMHVKIGYPEASAESEILRLARARARDALEPATEHLERLSLEDVFAARRQVLDLHMAPQLERYLVELVLASRDASRYDAALGRRIAWGASPRGSIALERCARAHAWLAGRDYVTPEDVRAMAPDVLRHRVLPSYEATAEGWDGARLVEALIERVPLP; encoded by the coding sequence ATGGCTCATACCCCCAATGCCGTTTCCTCGACATCTTCACGCTCGTCGGAGACCACCGAAGAGCATCTGCACGCTGCTTTCAGCGCGCTGCGGAACTCGCTGGCACAGACGATCGTCGGACAGCAGTCGCTGGTGGATCGTCTGCTCATCGCGCTGCTGGCCGATGGCCATTTGCTGGTGGAGGGCGCGCCGGGTCTGGCCAAGACCATGGCGATCCGCGCGCTGGCGGCGCGGCTGGAAGCCGACTTCGCACGTGTCCAGTTCACGCCTGACCTGCTGCCGGCCGACCTGACCGGGACGGAGGTCTGGCGCCCGCAGGATGGGCGGTTTGAATTCCAGTCGGGCCCGATCTTCCATCCGATCCTGCTGGCCGATGAAATCAATCGCGCCCCGGCGAAGGTCCAGTCCGCACTGCTCGAGGCGATGGGCGAGCGCCAGGTGACGGTCGGGCGTCATACCTATCCGCTGCCACCGTTGTTCCTCGTCATGGCCACGCAGAATCCGATCGAGCAGGAGGGCACCTTCCCGCTTCCGGAGGCGCAGCTGGATCGCTTCTTGATGCACGTCAAGATTGGCTACCCCGAGGCTTCCGCGGAGTCCGAGATCCTGCGGCTGGCGCGCGCCCGGGCGCGTGACGCGCTGGAGCCGGCTACCGAACACCTGGAACGGCTTTCGCTCGAGGACGTCTTTGCCGCGCGGCGACAGGTGCTGGACCTGCACATGGCGCCGCAACTGGAGCGTTATCTCGTCGAACTGGTCCTGGCGTCGCGTGATGCCTCCCGGTACGACGCCGCCCTCGGGCGGCGCATCGCCTGGGGCGCCAGCCCGCGTGGCTCGATCGCGCTCGAGCGATGCGCACGCGCGCATGCATGGCTGGCAGGCCGCGATTACGTCACGCCCGAGGACGTGCGTGCCATGGCGCCGGATGTGCTGCGGCATCGCGTCCTGCCCAGCTATGAGGCGACAGCGGAAGGCTGGGATGGCGCGAGGCTGGTGGAGGCGCTGATCGAGCGCGTCCCGCTGCCCTGA
- a CDS encoding pilus assembly protein PilP has translation MLRVCACAATLLVMVGCTRSITSTPGDAPNLEDWVANVRARPAPPLDPLPVMQQFETFEYSAQNLRDPFSTAWGAASDSSGLRPDPNRRKETLEQYPLDSLKMVGTIGTGASLVGLVMGPDKVTYRVSPGAYMGQSDGRITDIQQDRIDLVELVPDGAGGWLERPAAVTLDDQ, from the coding sequence ATGCTCCGCGTCTGCGCCTGTGCTGCCACGCTGCTGGTCATGGTCGGCTGCACCCGCAGCATCACCAGTACGCCCGGCGACGCGCCGAATCTTGAGGATTGGGTTGCCAACGTGCGTGCGCGCCCTGCGCCGCCCCTGGATCCTCTTCCGGTGATGCAACAGTTCGAGACCTTCGAATATTCAGCGCAGAACCTGCGTGATCCCTTCAGCACCGCCTGGGGGGCGGCGTCGGACTCCAGTGGCCTGCGTCCGGATCCGAATCGGCGCAAGGAAACGCTCGAGCAGTACCCGCTGGACAGCCTGAAGATGGTGGGCACCATCGGGACTGGCGCAAGCCTGGTCGGCCTAGTGATGGGACCGGACAAGGTCACTTACCGCGTGTCGCCGGGGGCCTACATGGGCCAGAGCGATGGTCGCATTACCGATATCCAACAAGATCGCATCGATCTCGTTGAGCTGGTGCCGGACGGCGCGGGTGGCTGGCTGGAACGCCCAGCTGCCGTGACGCTTGATGATCAATGA
- a CDS encoding penicillin-binding protein 1A yields MSRFRRLLRWALVLCLVGAVVGATVLGFFYYSIAAKLPSIQSLRDVQWQEPMYVYADDGSLIAVFGENRRYPVDIEDVPVQVRRAFVAAEDSNFYEHGGVDPKGISRAIWQTLTKDGRVAGGSTITQQVARQFFLSNEYSYTRKLAEMMLAMRIERMLTKDQILELYLNKSFFGNRAYGVAAAAEFYYGKSLKELSLAEAATLVSSLKFPSSGNPLSNPVRNHQRSVYVIDRMLEDGYITSAQAAQARAEPEHAKPHERPIDVYAPYVAEMVRQEMVAKFGGDVLNKGYHVTTTIDPLLQPAADKAVREGLETYDHRHGWRGAEKHFDVTAGADAESLASHLAGQVSQGGLDPVIVASTEADGSATVVTRDAKLITLPASSSKWTGRTPAKLLERGDMVRIAAQRKESDKQTDPAAKPEYVYTLDQVPQAQSALVSLDANSGAIRALVGGFSFAANKFNRATQARRQPGSSFKPFLYAAAFEKGFNPMSIVLDAPVVFRDRRGHVWRPGNDDGKFKGPMRLREALVQSRNLVSVRLLDAIGVDFARKYISQFGFEESELPPNLSMSLGSASLTPLSMARGYTVLANGGSLVETWLIDKVTDRDGKVVFQADPAVACRACGRHGANAKPPSQVVDGFNFGPMQDPQASASAPLATSKSDPSQDDEPPPGTKVAPRAIDERTAYQIVSMMRDVVRRGTGTAANVLGREDTAGKTGSTNDHRDAWFSGFAGPYVTTVWVGKDNFRSLGYKEYGGRAALPIWIDYMRVALKDKPITPNDPPEGMVEVTRNGATEWIKVEDLDRMQGDENLQDQDPSKDEAAFDIF; encoded by the coding sequence ATGTCTCGTTTTCGCCGCCTGCTGCGCTGGGCGTTGGTCTTGTGCCTGGTCGGTGCCGTTGTCGGCGCAACGGTCTTGGGCTTCTTCTATTACTCGATCGCTGCCAAGCTGCCTTCGATCCAGTCACTGCGCGACGTCCAGTGGCAGGAGCCGATGTACGTCTACGCCGACGACGGCAGCCTGATCGCAGTGTTCGGTGAGAATCGGCGCTACCCGGTGGACATCGAGGATGTCCCGGTGCAGGTCCGGCGCGCCTTCGTCGCCGCCGAAGACTCGAATTTCTACGAGCACGGCGGCGTTGACCCGAAGGGCATCTCCCGCGCGATCTGGCAGACCCTGACCAAGGATGGGCGCGTGGCCGGCGGCAGCACGATCACCCAGCAGGTCGCCCGACAGTTCTTCCTGAGCAACGAATACAGCTACACCCGCAAGCTGGCCGAGATGATGCTGGCCATGCGCATCGAGCGCATGCTCACCAAGGACCAGATCCTGGAGCTGTATCTCAACAAGAGCTTCTTCGGCAATCGGGCTTACGGTGTGGCGGCCGCTGCCGAGTTCTACTACGGCAAATCCCTCAAGGAACTCAGCCTGGCCGAGGCCGCCACGCTGGTCAGCTCGCTGAAGTTCCCTTCCAGCGGCAATCCGCTCAGCAATCCGGTCCGCAACCACCAGCGCTCGGTCTACGTCATCGACCGCATGCTCGAGGATGGCTACATCACCTCGGCGCAGGCGGCGCAGGCCCGGGCCGAGCCCGAGCACGCCAAGCCGCACGAGCGCCCGATCGATGTCTACGCGCCCTACGTGGCCGAGATGGTCCGCCAGGAAATGGTCGCCAAGTTCGGCGGCGATGTCCTCAACAAGGGCTACCACGTCACTACGACGATCGACCCGCTGCTGCAACCGGCCGCCGACAAGGCCGTCCGTGAAGGCTTGGAAACCTACGACCATCGCCACGGCTGGCGGGGTGCGGAGAAGCATTTCGACGTGACCGCCGGTGCCGACGCCGAGTCCCTGGCCAGCCACCTGGCCGGCCAGGTCTCCCAAGGCGGACTGGACCCGGTGATCGTCGCCTCCACCGAAGCAGACGGCAGCGCCACGGTGGTGACCCGCGATGCCAAGCTGATCACCTTGCCCGCCTCATCCAGCAAGTGGACCGGGCGTACCCCGGCCAAGCTGCTCGAACGCGGCGACATGGTGCGTATCGCGGCCCAACGCAAGGAGTCGGACAAGCAGACCGATCCGGCCGCCAAGCCCGAATACGTCTACACATTGGATCAGGTGCCCCAGGCCCAGTCGGCCCTGGTGTCGCTGGATGCAAACAGCGGCGCCATTCGCGCATTGGTCGGCGGCTTCAGTTTCGCGGCCAACAAGTTCAATCGGGCCACACAGGCCCGTCGCCAGCCGGGCTCCAGCTTCAAGCCGTTCCTGTACGCCGCGGCGTTCGAGAAGGGCTTCAATCCGATGTCCATCGTGCTCGATGCCCCGGTCGTGTTCCGCGACCGGCGCGGGCATGTCTGGCGCCCGGGCAACGACGACGGCAAGTTCAAAGGACCGATGCGCCTGCGCGAGGCGCTGGTGCAGTCACGCAACCTGGTGTCGGTGCGCCTGCTCGACGCCATTGGCGTGGACTTCGCGCGCAAGTACATCAGCCAGTTCGGCTTCGAGGAATCCGAGCTTCCACCGAATCTGTCGATGTCGCTGGGCTCGGCCTCGCTGACGCCGCTGTCGATGGCCCGCGGCTATACGGTGCTGGCCAACGGGGGCTCCCTGGTGGAGACATGGCTGATCGACAAGGTCACCGACCGCGATGGCAAGGTGGTCTTCCAGGCCGACCCGGCCGTGGCTTGCCGTGCCTGCGGACGCCATGGCGCCAATGCCAAGCCGCCAAGCCAGGTGGTGGACGGCTTCAATTTCGGTCCGATGCAGGATCCGCAGGCCAGCGCATCGGCACCCTTGGCGACCTCCAAGTCGGATCCGAGCCAGGATGACGAGCCGCCGCCGGGCACCAAGGTCGCTCCGCGCGCGATCGACGAACGCACCGCCTACCAGATCGTGTCGATGATGCGCGACGTGGTCCGCCGCGGCACCGGCACGGCGGCCAACGTACTTGGCCGCGAGGACACGGCCGGCAAGACCGGCTCGACCAATGACCACCGCGACGCCTGGTTCTCCGGCTTCGCCGGCCCTTACGTGACCACGGTCTGGGTGGGCAAGGACAACTTCCGCTCGCTCGGCTACAAGGAATACGGCGGTCGTGCGGCGCTGCCGATCTGGATCGACTACATGCGCGTGGCCCTGAAGGACAAGCCGATCACCCCCAATGACCCGCCCGAGGGCATGGTCGAGGTCACGCGCAACGGGGCGACCGAGTGGATCAAGGTCGAAGATCTGGATCGCATGCAGGGTGATGAAAACCTTCAGGACCAGGATCCCAGCAAGGACGAGGCGGCGTTCGACATCTTCTGA